In Planctomycetaceae bacterium, a single window of DNA contains:
- a CDS encoding SGNH/GDSL hydrolase family protein — translation MSEETAGSARTLTRRSFLTRSSAISLLGQSALTAGLFAAANSARGATLLQDADESEGDGIQWHDVRDWGLEGRGYSDTESYFDRLPARAKGIVRSAVWGLSRHSAGMMVRFRTNATAIHTDHAVTSSNLSMPHMPATGVSGLDLYAQDTDASWKWVAVTRPASQEMNGQIVSGLDEGTRNFSVYLPLYNGTSRLRIGVPKGSTFEPIAPRTGKPIVFYGTSITHGACASRPGMPHPAILGRRLDCPVINLGFSGNGKMEATVGQFLTELDPAAYVIDCLPNMSAAEVTSNTIPLVKQLRAAHPKVPLVLVEDRSYPAGWIKRSMLDRNLSSREALKKQYQLLLEAGVEGLYYVDGESLLSQDRDDTTDGSHPSDLGFYRHADAMEPILRQAMNV, via the coding sequence ATGTCTGAAGAAACTGCCGGGTCAGCTCGAACTCTGACCCGCCGATCGTTCCTGACCCGATCCTCAGCAATTTCACTGCTGGGGCAATCCGCTTTGACTGCTGGACTTTTCGCGGCGGCCAATTCGGCCAGAGGTGCAACCCTGCTGCAGGATGCGGACGAGTCCGAGGGCGACGGAATTCAATGGCATGATGTCCGGGACTGGGGACTCGAAGGTCGTGGCTACAGTGATACCGAAAGCTACTTTGATCGTCTTCCCGCACGCGCGAAGGGAATCGTCCGTAGCGCTGTTTGGGGGTTAAGCCGACACTCAGCAGGTATGATGGTCCGCTTCCGAACCAATGCCACAGCCATCCATACCGATCATGCGGTGACTTCTTCAAACCTGTCCATGCCCCATATGCCGGCCACGGGAGTCAGCGGTCTGGACCTGTATGCACAGGACACGGATGCGTCATGGAAGTGGGTGGCTGTCACGCGACCAGCATCACAGGAAATGAACGGGCAAATTGTCAGTGGACTGGACGAAGGAACGCGGAACTTCTCTGTGTATCTACCACTATACAACGGCACCAGCCGGCTCCGGATTGGTGTCCCCAAAGGATCAACTTTCGAACCCATTGCCCCGCGCACCGGTAAACCAATTGTCTTCTACGGCACTTCTATTACCCACGGCGCATGTGCCTCCAGACCAGGGATGCCTCACCCGGCAATTCTTGGTCGGCGCCTGGATTGTCCGGTCATCAACCTGGGATTTTCCGGAAACGGCAAAATGGAGGCAACAGTGGGCCAGTTCCTCACAGAACTTGATCCGGCCGCATACGTCATCGACTGCCTTCCAAACATGAGTGCAGCCGAAGTGACATCCAATACCATACCCCTTGTGAAACAGCTGCGCGCAGCGCATCCAAAAGTCCCTTTAGTCCTTGTTGAGGATCGCTCGTACCCTGCCGGGTGGATCAAGCGATCCATGCTTGACCGAAACCTGAGCAGTCGAGAAGCGCTCAAAAAACAATATCAGCTTCTGCTCGAGGCCGGAGTAGAGGGACTCTATTACGTCGACGGGGAGTCACTTCTGAGCCAGGACCGTGATGATACCACAGACGGCTCCCATCCATCCGATCTTGGCTTCTACCGTCACGCTGATGCTATGGAACCCATCCTGCGACAAGCCATGAATGTTTAA
- a CDS encoding M48 family metallopeptidase: MHDQTFFSGGVFSDTIDGGRAGADIELQLDGVHATTSAGERFFLRFSELNVDIGGYNDRMIFCRNADRSVTIFCDDKKFPKSLSELSCGVLDEQLHLKKKKLKAQAWQGRGMFMVASIAMVVGLFALYFGIKVAGAAAVQALPVSVDRQIGERSYDAMNLGRKEIHDATVVDAIQQMVDRLSPHAALQGLEFEVHVIDSEEVNAFALPGGIIVVYTGLIEVAERPEQVAGVIAHEISHATLRHGLQRVSQSLGLTAAAGLLLGDVQGLFVLATELFQLATINSYSRGQETAADTEGVRMLHAAGIDPLSLAEFFEIMKKEGPELPDGLGWISTHPEHEARIMNVRSQLATLAPQEYKGFDIDWDDVKSRIEK, translated from the coding sequence ATGCACGACCAGACTTTTTTCTCCGGCGGAGTCTTCAGCGATACCATTGACGGTGGTCGTGCCGGAGCCGACATCGAACTGCAGCTCGACGGCGTGCATGCCACCACCAGTGCTGGCGAACGTTTTTTCCTTCGATTCAGCGAACTCAATGTTGATATCGGTGGTTACAACGATCGAATGATCTTCTGTCGCAATGCAGATCGCAGTGTTACGATTTTCTGCGACGACAAGAAGTTTCCGAAAAGTCTTTCGGAGCTATCCTGTGGAGTTCTCGACGAACAACTGCATCTGAAAAAGAAGAAGCTGAAGGCACAGGCGTGGCAGGGCCGTGGGATGTTCATGGTTGCATCGATCGCCATGGTCGTCGGCCTGTTTGCACTGTACTTCGGTATCAAAGTGGCCGGGGCAGCTGCGGTACAAGCGCTGCCAGTCAGTGTGGATCGACAGATCGGCGAACGCAGCTACGACGCGATGAATCTGGGTCGGAAAGAAATCCACGATGCGACCGTCGTCGACGCGATACAGCAAATGGTCGATCGACTTTCTCCGCACGCGGCACTCCAGGGGCTCGAATTCGAAGTGCACGTGATTGACTCCGAAGAGGTCAATGCATTTGCCCTTCCTGGCGGCATTATTGTTGTTTACACAGGCCTGATCGAAGTCGCTGAACGTCCGGAACAGGTTGCTGGTGTCATCGCCCATGAAATCTCACACGCAACACTCCGGCACGGTCTTCAGCGTGTGAGTCAGTCCCTGGGCTTGACGGCGGCGGCCGGACTGCTGCTGGGAGACGTTCAGGGATTGTTTGTTCTGGCGACAGAACTGTTTCAACTGGCCACGATCAACAGCTACAGTCGCGGTCAGGAAACAGCCGCCGACACAGAAGGCGTCCGAATGCTGCATGCAGCCGGGATTGATCCGCTGAGCCTTGCGGAATTCTTTGAGATCATGAAGAAAGAGGGACCAGAATTACCGGATGGACTTGGCTGGATCAGTACCCACCCGGAACATGAAGCTCGCATCATGAATGTTCGTAGTCAACTGGCAACTCTTGCCCCGCAGGAATACAAAGGGTTTGATATCGACTGGGACGACGTCAAATCCCGCATTGAAAAATAG
- a CDS encoding TIGR00266 family protein, translated as MKFKILSRPAASVARLLMDDGESLTCEVGAMIAMSPGFEVETTTRKKGGRGGGLGKALKRMLAGESMFLNHFTAIDDRQSLILGPSMLGDVVHVPLQGGSLIVQGSSWMASDSGIEIDATWQGLGKALFSGESMFWLKCTGEGSLFLSSFGAIYDMYIDGEYIVDTGHIVAFEDTLQFSVVKAGKSWIGSFLGGEGLVCRFSGQGRLYCQSHNPPSFGKALGPKLKPR; from the coding sequence ATGAAGTTCAAGATTCTCTCCCGCCCGGCAGCTTCGGTTGCCCGCCTGCTGATGGATGATGGTGAATCACTCACCTGCGAAGTCGGCGCAATGATCGCCATGTCTCCGGGCTTCGAAGTCGAAACAACCACCCGCAAAAAAGGGGGCCGCGGTGGCGGACTGGGAAAAGCCCTGAAACGCATGCTGGCTGGCGAAAGCATGTTTCTGAATCACTTTACAGCGATTGATGATCGGCAATCACTGATCCTGGGGCCGTCGATGCTGGGAGACGTGGTTCATGTTCCGTTGCAGGGTGGATCACTGATCGTCCAGGGGTCCAGCTGGATGGCTTCAGACTCAGGCATTGAGATCGACGCGACCTGGCAGGGACTTGGTAAAGCCCTGTTCAGCGGTGAAAGCATGTTCTGGCTCAAGTGTACTGGCGAAGGCAGTTTGTTTCTCAGCAGCTTCGGTGCTATCTACGATATGTACATAGATGGTGAATATATCGTCGACACGGGTCATATCGTCGCCTTTGAAGACACACTGCAGTTCAGTGTTGTAAAAGCCGGCAAGAGCTGGATTGGCAGCTTTCTTGGCGGAGAAGGGCTGGTTTGCAGGTTCAGCGGACAAGGACGCCTTTACTGCCAGAGCCACAACCCACCGAGCTTCGGTAAAGCACTCGGTCCAAAACTTAAGCCTCGCTAA
- a CDS encoding TIGR00266 family protein — MIEFSCPSCSKRYRVPDEAAGKAAKCKDCGATMPIPSGNGASPESTRPRVAKPVARPDTPPPTASEKPRIARRQELPSESARSAPERPVMPRPPATGADRVQTGRPAPRPTPSAANDNATGAEILSGSTPNFDYEISQRPDFALVTISLEQGQRVYAETSAMASMTPSVTLKSGFKGGLGKTLGRMLGGENMIINTFTADKGSGEVVFAAGAMGDAAHYELTGNSLMLQRGAFMLHSDGVEVTGKWQGAKGFFGGQGLVLLKASGEGDIFFNSYGAILSVNVKDEFIVDTGYIVAFEDTLNYHVSVLPGLRGGSKLKTLFFGGEGLVCRFSGQGRVWIQTRHVQSFLSWVHVFRPVKSRN; from the coding sequence ATGATCGAATTCTCCTGCCCATCGTGCAGTAAACGATATCGAGTCCCGGACGAAGCTGCTGGCAAAGCCGCCAAATGCAAAGACTGCGGTGCCACAATGCCAATTCCCTCAGGCAATGGGGCATCGCCGGAGTCAACAAGGCCTCGTGTTGCAAAGCCGGTTGCGCGGCCCGACACCCCGCCACCAACCGCCTCGGAGAAGCCCCGAATCGCGCGGCGACAGGAACTACCATCGGAATCGGCACGATCAGCTCCCGAACGGCCAGTCATGCCGCGGCCGCCCGCAACCGGGGCCGACCGAGTACAGACGGGTCGACCCGCACCAAGACCGACCCCGTCGGCCGCCAACGATAATGCAACAGGAGCAGAAATCCTCAGCGGTTCGACCCCGAATTTTGACTACGAGATTTCTCAACGCCCAGACTTTGCACTGGTGACGATCAGCCTTGAACAGGGCCAGAGAGTATACGCCGAAACGTCTGCCATGGCTTCAATGACACCGAGCGTCACACTGAAATCCGGTTTCAAAGGCGGACTCGGCAAGACACTTGGACGAATGCTTGGCGGCGAGAACATGATTATCAACACGTTCACCGCCGACAAGGGGTCTGGGGAAGTTGTCTTTGCCGCAGGGGCCATGGGAGATGCGGCGCATTATGAGCTGACTGGCAACTCGCTCATGCTGCAGCGAGGTGCCTTCATGCTGCATAGTGACGGAGTCGAAGTCACCGGAAAATGGCAGGGGGCAAAAGGCTTTTTCGGCGGCCAGGGACTCGTACTGCTGAAAGCCAGCGGCGAAGGCGATATCTTCTTCAATTCCTATGGTGCTATTTTGTCTGTTAATGTCAAAGACGAATTCATCGTGGATACAGGCTATATCGTTGCATTCGAAGACACTCTCAACTACCACGTTTCAGTTCTTCCGGGGCTTCGTGGTGGAAGCAAACTGAAGACTCTGTTCTTTGGAGGTGAAGGACTCGTGTGCCGTTTCTCGGGACAAGGCCGGGTCTGGATTCAGACTCGGCATGTGCAAAGCTTCCTGTCGTGGGTGCATGTGTTCCGTCCAGTAAAAAGCCGCAACTAA
- a CDS encoding TIGR00266 family protein, whose product MESEIRNRPSFANIRIHLEAGEQIIAEADAMASMSATIDMTTRWSGGVIKGIARRVFGSESMFVNVFSTDTEGELVLTQPFPGDIECLELKGNTMFLQPGAFIACDPGVKMTLAWAGIKMAIAGEGLFRLKVSGEGRVWFGAYGGIFVREVDDEYIVDTGHLVAYEPSVGVRIGMAGGIFSSFFSGEGLIARISGPGRIYMQSRSFGGLTAWTNSHLW is encoded by the coding sequence ATGGAATCAGAAATCCGAAACCGGCCGTCTTTTGCAAACATCCGCATTCATCTGGAGGCCGGTGAGCAAATCATCGCTGAAGCTGATGCGATGGCCAGCATGAGCGCAACAATCGATATGACGACGCGGTGGAGCGGCGGAGTCATCAAAGGCATTGCGCGACGTGTCTTTGGAAGTGAATCGATGTTTGTAAACGTCTTTTCCACTGACACGGAAGGCGAGCTTGTTCTGACACAGCCGTTCCCCGGAGACATTGAATGTCTCGAATTGAAGGGCAATACGATGTTCCTTCAGCCGGGAGCATTCATTGCCTGTGATCCGGGTGTGAAAATGACTCTCGCATGGGCCGGTATCAAAATGGCAATTGCTGGTGAAGGACTCTTCCGTTTGAAAGTGAGTGGAGAAGGTCGTGTCTGGTTCGGTGCCTACGGTGGCATCTTCGTACGCGAAGTAGACGATGAATACATCGTCGATACCGGACACCTTGTTGCCTATGAGCCATCCGTCGGTGTTCGGATAGGAATGGCGGGCGGTATATTCTCCAGTTTCTTCAGCGGCGAAGGTCTCATCGCGCGGATATCCGGACCTGGCCGCATTTACATGCAGTCACGTTCGTTTGGTGGCCTGACAGCATGGACCAACTCGCATCTCTGGTAA
- a CDS encoding DUF1559 domain-containing protein, translated as MKSMKWIGVSFVIWLVIAACCAFAGLPFIGEIPLRIVFGWIDFVYRTLPNIEWNWASAGLAAISLVALLVGVQRLGVRWMRYRSRQRGMNDGPWRFRWTGSLVAGLLLAFTAGISVLGAVHQLVWIVTREEPFVESDGFHLSGRTQSRNHLKQIGLAVHNYSDTHGLLPPGVSFDEQGRAMHSTLTMLLPFIEQQGLYSSIDLNLPWNDISNQLPFQTRIPGYEFPPQVPNPEMRPRRDMLAPANYAGNIRLLMPGSAMSFRDINDGTSNTILAGEVMAGLRPWGDPLNLRDPAKGVNKGPEGYSSPFHGGVNVLFADGSTRFLSSDTEPGILKALSTPAGAEPLADF; from the coding sequence ATGAAAAGCATGAAGTGGATAGGTGTCAGTTTCGTGATCTGGCTTGTCATCGCCGCTTGTTGTGCATTCGCAGGACTGCCCTTCATCGGAGAAATCCCTCTGCGGATCGTCTTCGGCTGGATTGACTTTGTTTACAGAACGCTTCCGAATATTGAGTGGAACTGGGCTTCGGCTGGACTGGCAGCCATTTCACTGGTGGCACTGCTTGTTGGGGTGCAAAGATTGGGTGTGCGGTGGATGAGATATCGCTCGCGGCAACGCGGGATGAATGATGGGCCATGGCGTTTCCGCTGGACAGGCTCACTGGTGGCAGGTCTTCTCCTGGCGTTTACGGCTGGCATCAGTGTGCTGGGCGCTGTGCATCAGCTTGTCTGGATCGTGACTCGTGAGGAACCATTTGTCGAAAGTGATGGCTTCCATCTGTCCGGCAGAACGCAATCCCGAAATCATCTGAAGCAAATCGGTCTTGCTGTGCACAACTACTCGGACACACATGGGCTGCTTCCGCCGGGAGTGTCGTTTGATGAACAGGGCCGAGCCATGCACAGTACTCTGACCATGTTGCTGCCGTTTATCGAACAGCAAGGCCTGTATTCTTCCATCGATCTGAATTTGCCGTGGAACGATATCAGCAATCAATTGCCGTTTCAGACAAGGATCCCGGGCTATGAGTTTCCGCCACAAGTTCCAAACCCCGAAATGCGACCGCGGCGAGACATGCTTGCTCCTGCCAACTACGCTGGCAATATCCGGCTGCTTATGCCCGGCTCTGCGATGAGCTTCAGGGACATTAACGACGGCACGTCAAATACCATACTTGCAGGTGAAGTCATGGCGGGGCTCCGACCCTGGGGCGACCCTTTGAACCTGCGTGATCCGGCGAAGGGTGTTAACAAAGGTCCCGAGGGATACAGCTCACCTTTCCATGGCGGTGTCAACGTGCTGTTTGCAGACGGTTCAACACGATTTCTGTCGAGCGACACGGAACCAGGTATTCTGAAAGCGTTAAGTACTCCTGCTGGCGCTGAACCACTGGCGGATTTCTGA
- a CDS encoding sulfatase: MIDSNPHPSGRLRSSMTTGTCAAMISLFLLSDVMTEAEESKPNIIFILCDNLGYGDIGCFGSTLHKTPNVDQMAREGLKLTSFYSASGVCTPSRAALMTGCYPPRVGLHLTDPDGAVLRPVSPNGLHPDEVTIAEVLKRAGYSTACIGKWHLGDQPAFLPTRQGFDQYFGIPYSDDMTPREGQPWPDLPLMRQDSVIEAPVDRDLLTKRYTEDSIRFIHENKDRPFFLYLPHAMPGSTATPYASDEFRGKSSNGKWGDSVEEIDWSTGRILSALKQLDLESNTIIVWTSDNGAPRRNPVQGSNRPLSGWGYSTMEGGMRVPCVVRWKGVIPADSVSDEITTMMDWFPTFASLAGVSLESNPAIDGKDISSLLKQPDETKSPHDIFLYYFRDQLQAIRDRRWKLHLAREDRQVNLKGGTQPVKARLFDLNQNLAEDDDLADIHPEIVERLTSLAKRSVEELGDNGVTGRGQRAAGRVESPTPRTLK; encoded by the coding sequence ATGATCGATTCAAACCCTCATCCATCCGGCAGACTTCGATCCTCGATGACAACCGGAACCTGTGCGGCGATGATCAGCCTGTTTCTCCTGTCAGACGTGATGACTGAGGCGGAAGAGTCGAAGCCGAACATCATTTTCATCCTGTGTGATAACCTCGGCTATGGTGACATTGGCTGTTTTGGCTCGACACTTCACAAAACTCCAAATGTCGACCAAATGGCAAGAGAGGGGCTGAAGCTCACGAGTTTCTATTCCGCCAGTGGAGTATGCACCCCATCGCGCGCGGCACTGATGACGGGTTGTTATCCGCCCCGAGTCGGACTTCATCTGACGGATCCGGACGGTGCAGTTCTCAGACCTGTTTCGCCAAATGGTCTGCATCCTGATGAAGTCACCATTGCCGAAGTATTGAAACGTGCGGGATACTCGACCGCGTGTATCGGAAAATGGCATCTGGGTGACCAGCCTGCCTTCCTGCCAACACGACAGGGCTTTGATCAGTACTTCGGAATTCCCTACAGCGATGACATGACTCCGCGTGAGGGTCAGCCATGGCCCGATCTGCCCCTGATGCGTCAGGATTCTGTCATCGAAGCCCCCGTCGACCGAGACCTGCTAACAAAACGTTACACCGAAGACTCCATTCGTTTCATTCACGAAAACAAGGATCGCCCGTTCTTTCTGTATTTGCCGCACGCAATGCCCGGCAGCACGGCCACTCCATACGCAAGCGATGAATTCCGCGGGAAATCATCAAATGGGAAGTGGGGCGATTCTGTTGAAGAAATCGACTGGTCGACGGGCCGCATTCTTTCCGCTCTGAAACAGCTGGATCTCGAAAGCAACACGATCATCGTCTGGACGTCCGACAACGGGGCACCCCGGCGAAATCCCGTTCAGGGAAGCAATCGTCCGCTCAGCGGATGGGGTTATTCAACGATGGAAGGTGGCATGCGCGTCCCATGTGTTGTTCGCTGGAAGGGTGTGATTCCGGCAGATTCAGTCAGCGATGAAATTACGACAATGATGGATTGGTTTCCAACATTTGCGTCACTGGCCGGTGTCTCCCTCGAATCGAATCCCGCAATTGACGGAAAAGACATCAGCTCACTTCTGAAGCAGCCAGACGAAACAAAGTCACCGCACGATATTTTTCTGTATTACTTCCGTGACCAGTTGCAGGCGATCCGCGATCGTCGATGGAAACTGCATCTGGCCCGTGAGGACAGGCAGGTCAATCTGAAAGGTGGCACCCAGCCCGTGAAGGCCCGGTTGTTCGACCTGAATCAGAACCTTGCCGAAGACGATGACCTCGCAGACATACATCCGGAAATCGTCGAACGATTGACTTCTCTCGCAAAACGCAGCGTTGAAGAACTTGGCGACAATGGGGTCACAGGCAGGGGACAGCGAGCTGCCGGTCGGGTCGAATCACCAACACCTCGCACATTGAAATGA
- a CDS encoding RraA family protein: MSADQSSNPQLQSGTLSPTVSKELSITLEMMREQLTVPLLCDALDAAGYRHQSPRLPLFPMTVPDLMLIGRVRTMLWSDMAHIDPEPYKLELTAVDSCQPNDVLVCAAGGSMRSGIWGELLTTAARNAGCVGVIVDGAVRDVAQMARMQFPVFARGVCPYDSRDRQRVVDFDVPVELDGVRAEPGDLIAADQDGLVIVPRRIEVEIVKSAWEKAHAENQVRDAIRNGMSATTAFETFGVL; this comes from the coding sequence ATGTCCGCCGACCAGTCCAGCAATCCGCAGCTTCAATCCGGCACACTCAGCCCAACTGTCTCGAAGGAGCTGAGCATCACGCTCGAGATGATGCGTGAGCAGTTGACCGTTCCGCTCTTGTGTGATGCCCTGGACGCGGCTGGCTATCGCCATCAGTCGCCACGTCTTCCACTGTTTCCAATGACCGTCCCGGACCTCATGCTGATTGGCCGCGTCCGCACAATGCTCTGGTCAGACATGGCGCACATTGACCCCGAGCCCTACAAACTGGAACTAACAGCGGTTGATTCCTGTCAGCCGAACGACGTTCTCGTTTGTGCCGCTGGCGGGTCGATGCGATCCGGCATCTGGGGAGAGTTACTGACCACCGCCGCTCGCAATGCAGGATGTGTTGGAGTCATCGTGGATGGCGCAGTTCGGGATGTCGCACAGATGGCGCGCATGCAGTTTCCAGTCTTCGCTCGCGGCGTATGCCCCTATGACAGTCGCGATCGCCAACGTGTCGTAGACTTCGACGTACCAGTGGAGCTGGACGGTGTCCGTGCAGAACCCGGGGACTTAATTGCCGCCGATCAGGACGGTCTTGTGATTGTCCCACGAAGAATTGAAGTGGAAATCGTAAAAAGCGCATGGGAAAAAGCTCATGCCGAAAACCAGGTCCGCGATGCCATCCGAAATGGCATGTCGGCCACAACAGCTTTTGAAACCTTCGGTGTGCTTTAG
- a CDS encoding glutamine amidotransferase yields MTALIYPRRTKHLPSKSRRWLMAFRIAVVVLLTILILRPAVVLKRQDKTDSVLYVLVDRSRSFQTTDAPGNVARREAALKTLQAAKEFIDQLKDKAEIRIRDFDEILHATEEQTPESDGKSTAIGYALDSLIDEAGRDRVSGVVMLSDGRQAALGSKDVDPLQPARTLGRQQRPVYTVVYGSSESSESGQDVALDELDLSRDVFKGNVVPIRVRLKCAGVLGQPVRVRVLLEDRSDPRLQLGQTGPMKPVNPTAQTQPIVVHTPTNPDDEVTISLNIVPEIAGDLKLAVEADVLPGELRQTNNRVETIIRVQQGGIRVAYFDILRWESRFLRAINVSNRVQIDFIRILQGPLAGKNRIPDSYFVPGEYDAFIIGNVPASAFEPGQLMNMQQCCLQGAGLMMTGGFENFGAGGYADTAIAPLLPVELRQNDQQLTDLLKMLPTRDGLAHYVMQIALLDRNRERWEQLPPLDGANLLKRRDQSAAQILAASAEGTPLLIGQSIGNSRVLAFAGDSTWQWAMQGFAEEHQRFWRQVIFWLTRKDADSDSLVWVNADPRDLSPGQPAELTFGARDSEGQPLADAIYTVEVTTPSGKNISVVPRKVPEGGNGEFSETLEAGDYWVKVAAMANGTAVGPTAVTRFNVNSRDPELDYPAADPDLMREIAHVSGGEYLTPDEMISRFEKWAMDGLPGMDLERTERITLWDNWLMLLLIISLLTIEWALRKKRGLV; encoded by the coding sequence ATGACTGCGCTGATTTATCCCAGACGTACGAAACATCTTCCCTCGAAGAGTCGACGATGGCTGATGGCTTTCCGCATCGCAGTTGTTGTCTTGTTGACTATCCTGATACTTCGCCCTGCGGTCGTATTGAAGCGGCAGGACAAAACGGACTCCGTTCTTTATGTCCTTGTCGACAGAAGCCGCAGTTTTCAGACCACCGATGCTCCGGGAAATGTGGCCCGCCGTGAAGCAGCTCTGAAAACGCTTCAGGCAGCAAAAGAATTCATCGATCAGCTCAAAGACAAAGCGGAGATACGCATCCGTGATTTCGATGAGATTTTACACGCGACGGAAGAACAAACACCGGAGTCGGATGGCAAGTCCACAGCGATCGGTTATGCACTGGATTCGTTGATCGACGAAGCTGGTCGGGACCGGGTCAGCGGCGTGGTCATGCTGAGCGACGGTCGTCAGGCCGCGCTGGGTAGTAAAGACGTCGATCCGTTACAGCCCGCGCGAACACTGGGACGACAACAACGTCCGGTCTACACCGTTGTCTACGGCAGTAGCGAGTCTTCTGAATCCGGTCAGGACGTCGCTCTCGATGAACTGGACTTGTCCCGGGATGTCTTCAAAGGCAATGTCGTTCCCATACGTGTTCGCCTGAAGTGTGCCGGAGTGCTGGGGCAACCGGTGCGTGTGCGAGTCTTGCTGGAGGATCGCTCGGATCCACGTCTTCAGCTTGGTCAGACGGGGCCAATGAAGCCCGTCAATCCAACGGCGCAGACTCAGCCGATTGTTGTGCATACGCCGACGAATCCGGATGACGAAGTGACGATCTCGCTGAATATCGTTCCTGAAATTGCAGGAGATCTGAAACTGGCGGTGGAAGCCGATGTTCTGCCAGGTGAACTGCGGCAAACGAACAACCGAGTGGAAACGATTATTCGTGTGCAGCAGGGCGGAATCCGAGTCGCTTATTTTGACATCCTTCGCTGGGAATCCCGGTTTCTTCGAGCGATCAATGTGAGTAACCGAGTGCAGATCGATTTCATTCGTATTCTGCAGGGACCGCTGGCTGGCAAGAACAGGATTCCCGACTCTTACTTTGTGCCGGGTGAATACGACGCTTTCATTATCGGCAACGTTCCAGCTTCCGCCTTTGAACCGGGGCAGTTGATGAATATGCAGCAGTGTTGTCTGCAGGGCGCCGGGTTGATGATGACGGGTGGCTTTGAGAACTTCGGGGCAGGCGGCTACGCCGACACTGCGATCGCTCCACTTCTTCCTGTTGAATTGCGTCAGAACGACCAGCAGTTGACGGACCTTCTGAAGATGCTGCCAACTCGTGACGGGCTTGCACACTATGTGATGCAGATAGCGTTGCTCGATCGCAATCGTGAACGCTGGGAACAACTACCGCCACTGGATGGTGCCAACCTTCTGAAGCGTCGTGATCAGTCCGCCGCTCAGATACTGGCGGCGTCAGCAGAAGGTACGCCACTTTTGATCGGTCAGAGTATCGGTAACAGTCGGGTTCTTGCATTCGCTGGCGATAGCACGTGGCAATGGGCAATGCAGGGGTTTGCTGAAGAACACCAGCGATTCTGGCGGCAGGTCATTTTCTGGTTAACCAGGAAGGATGCGGACAGCGATTCGCTCGTCTGGGTCAACGCTGACCCTCGCGACCTTTCACCAGGGCAACCCGCTGAATTAACGTTTGGTGCCCGGGATTCTGAGGGTCAGCCGCTTGCTGATGCCATCTACACGGTCGAAGTGACCACGCCGTCCGGAAAGAATATTTCCGTCGTCCCTCGCAAGGTGCCGGAAGGCGGCAATGGTGAATTCTCGGAGACGCTGGAAGCAGGAGACTACTGGGTCAAAGTTGCCGCCATGGCAAACGGTACTGCCGTCGGTCCAACAGCCGTGACCCGATTCAATGTCAACTCAAGAGATCCGGAACTGGACTATCCCGCAGCGGATCCGGATCTGATGCGCGAAATCGCGCACGTCAGTGGTGGAGAATACCTGACACCTGATGAAATGATTTCCCGCTTCGAAAAGTGGGCGATGGACGGTTTGCCGGGTATGGATCTCGAGCGAACTGAACGCATCACGCTGTGGGATAACTGGCTGATGCTGCTCCTGATCATTAGTCTGCTGACGATCGAGTGGGCGTTGCGGAAGAAACGCGGGCTCGTCTGA